Proteins co-encoded in one Arachis hypogaea cultivar Tifrunner chromosome 13, arahy.Tifrunner.gnm2.J5K5, whole genome shotgun sequence genomic window:
- the LOC112738098 gene encoding uncharacterized protein, translating to MSSRDNNDEAPPHQHHQQPPLLSSLVVRPSTNTTDASPSPDRHRHRDRDRDRDPPPPPLHSRSARFPHDPPGHRTHAGSASPVRRSDADHRYGSDYDNLSRNRGYGNAREAGRYRDPSPPYGRGRVGGRPVGRAFDRPGFNPGLLRGDNVSRNNPNVRPREGDWFCPDPRCGNLNFARRDHCNSCNRPRFASGASPRRAYPGPPPLHAPPRRLPGPSIARSPERAMNGYRSPPRGFARDAPKEYLPPLRHEGRFPDSPHARRERIDYIEDSYRGRNRFDRSPPLDFGPRRPSRDDFSGERKVFDRRLPSPPPSAPLLPHRGPWARDVRERSRSPIRGAPPPKGYRQDMYLDRVRDDRRGVGRDKIRGMY from the exons ATGTCTTCCAGAGACAACAACGACGAAGCGCCGCCGCATCAGCACCACCAGCAGCCGCCTCTCTTAAGCAGCCTCGTCGTCCGTCCCTCCACCAACACCACCGACGCCTCTCCTTCACCCGACCGTCATCGTCATCGCGATCGAGACCGTGACCGTGACCCTCCTCCCCCACCTCTTCATTCTCGCTCCGCTCGATTCCCACACGATCCTCCTG GACATAGAACTCATGCAGGTTCTGCCTCTCCAGTTCGTCGTAGCGATGCAGATCATCGCTATGGTTCTGATTATGATAATTTGTCACGAAATCGTGGATATGGTAATGCAAGAGAAGCTGGGAGATATCGAGACCCATCACCCCCTTATGGCCGAGGGAGAGTAGGTGGCAGGCCAGTCGGTAGAGCCTTTGATAGGCCTGGCTTCAATCCTGGACTACTTAGAGGGGACAACGTCAGTAGAAATAATCCAAATGTGCGTCCTAGGGAGGGAGATTGGTTCTGTCCGGATCCCAG ATGTGGCAATCTTAACTTTGCAAGGCGGGACCACTGTAACAGCTGTAATAGGCCTCGTTTTGCTAGTGGTGCAAGTCCTCGGAGGGCTTATCCTGGTCCTCCACCACTTCATGCTCCTCCTAGACGCCTTCCTGGCCCTTCGATCGCCCGTTCTCCGGAAAGGGCAATGAATGGCTATAGATCTCCACCTCGGGGTTTTGCCAGGGATGCTCCTAAAGAGTATCTGCCACCACTAAGGCATGAAGGAAGATTTCCGGATTCTCCTCATGCGCGCAGAGAGCGGATAGATTACATTGAAGATTCATACAGGGGGAGAAACAGGTTTGATAGGTCCCCCCCACTGGACTTTGGTCCGAGACGCCCTTCAAGAGATGATTTCTCTGGTGAAAGAAAAGTTTTTGATAGGCGATTGCCATCGCCCCCACCCTCTGCACCTCTCTTGCCTCACCGGGGTCCGTGGGCCCGTGACGTGAGAGAGAGAAGCCGTTCTCCAATAAGGGGTGCCCCACCGCCAAAAGGCTATCGCCAAGATATGTACTTGGATCGTGTAAGAGATGATAGGCGTGGTGTGGGACGTGATAAAATTAGAGGAATGTATTAG